In Erpetoichthys calabaricus chromosome 6, fErpCal1.3, whole genome shotgun sequence, one genomic interval encodes:
- the LOC114653833 gene encoding uncharacterized protein LOC114653833: protein MSSVDIQKAVFSVSKAEDVRQETILLMKPYANWEEFLMPGPLSIAILGELVYISSKGDFSINKNPPEKGYEYIRHPESFRACLMQVTNSGWLAFNEAHKNMDQIRLHSGTVPLYLKMAVRTLLQNNPDRARALIPSQLQNIRNIASECTRLAESTEKKFTDVILLIQEILEACINAKHLYEEDLQNIKLKLEEAKMKKESTDMATKLAEENLTRMSKELDEAHDQFKKSLDSIPTGWEMVGMTLAEGITGSLNSFISGTLSILSSPKKITNKFKSSSSESSNSVKSDNPLAVNNIYSKSIQLLRLSQQMQMFLGNDQIKWKEIYDERNESLKSNWLKKQYEDIEKRVKAEEDCKPKEKALNICKAAISICNMLTKYAPKKVCTDEEKKNLLTQIANLKDSCEMFDSESKSFTKSPAFQTPPPNIAQKNNEAQKSAVQAASDNARFKIEQSQAQLKQAQDTYKKSIENFEKNNKELTDILVSMRSCQVKEIDFNTAIKMLMKGLDAMGRVKEQWEKMVHFFQMISNLICTCLNTSLKQFVTSAESIDGIEGYSSNSFVTDMIYTQAFQASNIANLVNMIAGTYTEISDQYLMDKVSSLGRLMALDPSNPQLENERISLANDCDSAKDGIRSLVLKNKEEFEGSMNSRLEKIQSSLQSVLPPISTAEQKKIQSNISMGLKNLTLEEEGQYA from the coding sequence atgtcTTCTGTAGACATCCAGAAAGCTGTCTTTAGCGTATCCAAAGCAGAAGATGTGAGACAAGAAACCATTCTTCTGATGAAGCCCTATGCCAACTGGGAAGAGTTTTTAATGCCAGGCCCACTCTCTATTGCCATCCTTGGAGAGTTGGTCTACATCTCCTCAAAAGGTGACTTCTCCATTAACAAGAATCCACCTGAAAAGGGATATGAATATATCCGCCACCCAGAGTCATTCCGTGCTTGTCTTATGCAGGTGACAAACAGTGGATGGCTGGCTTTTAATGAAGCTCACAAGAACATGGACCAAATTCGACTTCACTCTGGTACTGTGCCCCTTTACTTGAAAATGGCTGTAAGGACACTTCTTCAGAACAACCCTGACCGTGCCCGAGCGCTTATTCCAAGCCAGTTGCAAAATATTAGAAATATAGCCAGTGAGTGTACACGGCTGGCAGAGTCAACAGAGAAGAAATTCACAGATGTCATTCTGCTTATTCAAGAAATATTGGAAGCTTGCATTAATGCAAAGCACCTTTATGAAGAGGATTTACAGAACATCAAGCTCAAATTGGAAGAagccaaaatgaagaaagaatcaACAGACATGGCCACAAAACTAGCTGAGGAGAACCTGACCAGAATGTCTAAAGAGCTGGATGAGGCTCATGACCAATTTAAAAAATCCTTGGACTCAATACCCACTGGCTGGGAGATGGTTGGGATGACTTTGGCAGAAGGTATCACAGGTTCTTTAAATAGTTTTATCTCTGGTACATTATCTATATTGTCATCCCCCAAAAAAATTACTAATAAATTTAAAAGTTCATCCAGTGAATCTTCAAATTCTGTTAAAAGTGATAACCCTTTGGCTGTTAACAATATTTATTCCAAATCCATACAACTGCTTAGATTGTCACAGCAAATGCAAATGTTTCTGGGAAATGATCAGATCAAATGGAAGGAAATCTATGATGAAAGAAATGAATCTCTGAAATCAAACTGGCTTAAGAAACAGTATGAAGATATTGAGAAGAGAGTGAAAGCAGAAGAAGATTGCAAGCCCAAAGAGAAAGCCCTTAACATTTGTAAAGCTGCTATTTCCATTTGTAACATGCTGACAAAATACGCGCCCAAGAAAGTTTGtactgatgaagaaaagaagaacctCTTAACACAGATAGCCAATCTCAAAGACAGTTGTGAGATGTTTGACTCCGAGAGCAAGTCCTTCACAAAATCCCCTGCTTTTCAAACTCCTCCACCAAATATAGCACAGAAAAATAATGAAGCGCAGAAAAGTGCCGTTCAGGCCGCCTCTGATAATGCCAGATTTAAAATCGAACAAAGCCAGGCCCAACTTAAGCAAGCGCAAGACACGTACAAGAAAAGTATTGAGAACTTTGAGAAGAACAACAAGGAACTGACGGATATTCTTGTCTCCATGCGGAGTTGCCAGGTAAAGGAGATCGATTTCAATACTGCGATAAAAATGCTAATGAAAGGCCTAGATGCCATGGGAAGAGTGAAGGAGCAGTGGGAGAAAATGGTTCACTTCTTTCAGATGATATCTAACTTAATCTGTACTTGCCTGAACACCTCATTGAAGCAGTTTGTTACATCAGCAGAATCGATTGACGGGATTGAAGGCTACTCATCCAACTCTTTTGTGACGGACATGATCTACACCCAGGCTTTCCAGGCTTCCAATATTGCAAATCTGGTCAATATGATTGCTGGAACGTACACTGAGATCTCAGACCAATATCTTATGGACAAAGTCAGCAGCCTTGGCCGCCTCATGGCTCTAGATCCCAGCAATCCTCAGTTGGAAAATGAGCGCATATCATTAGCCAACGATTGTGACTCTGCAAAGGATGGCATTCGTAGCTTGGTGCTAAAGAATAAGGAGGAGTTTGAAGGCAGCATGAATTCACGATTGGAGAAAATCCAAAGCAGTCTGCAGTCAGTGCTGCCTCCAATTTCTACTGCTGAACAAAAGAAGATACAAAGTAACATCTCCATGGGCTTGAAGAATTTGACCTTAGAAGAGGAGGGTCAGTATGCATGA